A region of Bos javanicus breed banteng chromosome 17, ARS-OSU_banteng_1.0, whole genome shotgun sequence DNA encodes the following proteins:
- the PHETA1 gene encoding sesquipedalian-1 has translation MKLNERSLAFYATCNTPADNAGFLYKKGGRHAAYHRRWFVLRGNMLFYFEDAASREPVGVIILEGCAVELVEAAEEFAFAVRFAGSRARTYVLVAESQAAMEGWVKALSRASFDYLRVVVRELEQQLAAVRAGGGPPPAHRPRALPSLPSKENGCAVWNAETPAASASVRANPSSRPGPEPPPLPPRRRASAPNGPLDSASFAQLHEWYGQEVRALRSQWLSSQAQPSEAGGPGREGNRHQGQP, from the coding sequence ATGAAGCTGAACGAGCGCAGCCTGGCCTTCTACGCCACCTGCAACACCCCAGCCGACAACGCGGGCTTCCTGTACAAGAAGGGCGGCCGGCACGCGGCCTACCACCGCCGCTGGTTCGTGCTGCGCGGCAACATGCTCTTCTACTTCGAGGACGCGGCCAGCCGCGAGCCCGTGGGCGTCATCATCCTGGAGGGCTGCGCCGTGGAGCTGGTGGAGGCCGCCGAGGAGTTCGCCTTCGCCGTGCGCTTCGCCGGGTCGCGGGCCCGCACCTACGTGCTGGTGGCCGAGAGCCAGGCCGCCATGGAGGGCTGGGTGAAGGCACTGTCGCGGGCCAGCTTCGACTACCTGCGGGTGGTGGTGCGTGAGCTGGAGCAGCAGCTGGCGGCCGTGCGCGCGGGCGGCGGCCCACCCCCGGCCCACCGGCCCCGCGCGCTCCCATCGCTCCCGTCCAAGGAGAATGGCTGTGCCGTCTGGAACGCCGAGACCCCCGCCGCCTCCGCCTCTGTCAGGGCCAACCCCAGCTCCCGGCCCGGCCCCGAGCCCCCGCCGCTGCCGCCTCGCCGGCGGGCCTCAGCGCCCAACGGGCCTCTAGATTCCGCCTCCTTCGCCCAGCTGCATGAGTGGTACGGCCAGGAGGTCAGGGCGCTGAGGAGCCAGTGGCTCAGCAGCCAGGCCCAGCCCTCAGAAGCTGGGGGACCCGGTCGTGAGGGAAATCGCCATCAGGGTCAGCCCTGA